The following DNA comes from Bacillota bacterium.
TGCTGCTCTCCCCCGGACAGCTGGGCAGGAAAATTCGTAAGTCTTTCAGATAATCCGACCTGATCCAAAATCGTTTTAGGTTCGAGTGAATCGGAGCAAATCTGGCAGGCAAGCTCTACATTTTCTAGGGCTGTCAAATTTCCCACAAGATTCTAAAACTGAAAGACGAAACCAATATCATTACGCCTATAACTCACCAGCTTATTTTTCCCATAATCATGAAGCCCTTGATTGTCAACGATGATCTGGCCGCCGCTGGGTGTATCCATCCCGCCAAGCAGATTTAATACCGTGGTTTTTCCGGCGCCGGACGGGCCGAGTATTACGACCATCTCGCCTTTATCGATTGAAAAAGAACAATCATTGACGGCTGTGATCGTCACATCCCCGGTAATATATTCTTTCTTAACATTTTCAAACTCGATAAACGCCATAAACACCCTCCAGTTTACTAAACATTATGTTGTTTATTCAACTAAGATATATTATAATAACTTTATGGCATAATCACAACGAACAGATAGTTAGCAAATGATATTTAGACAACGGATTTACAGAAAATGTATAATAATCAGCAAAAATATTTTTAGTTGGGTGACTTATATGAAAGATCAAAAAATAGACAGACGGGTCAAATACTCTTTAATGGTCATCAAGGAGAGTTTTATTAAACTATTGAAGCAAAGGCCAATTGCGAAAATCACGATAAAAGAAATCTGCGATGACGCTGACGTCAACCGCGCAACTTTTTATGCCCATTATTCAGACCAATACGATCTGCTTCATCGGATCGAGCAAGAGCTTATCGACGGCATCAATCAGTATCTGACTGGGCATGACTTTAATGTTATCTCGGAAGAGCCTGTCGAAATGCTCAAAAAGATTATGGAATATGTAAAAGAAAATTCAGAGCTGTTTGGTTTGCTGCTTAATTCGAATGGGGATATTCAGTTTCAGCAGGAAGTTATAAAAATCATCGGAAAGCAGCATTTTTCATCGATGACAGCAGATCAAGAGGTTTCGGAATATATGTTTCTGTTTTTTGCAAGCGGCACTATCGGAATTATTCAGAAGTGGCTCAAAGACGGTATGAAAAAGCCTGAACGGGAGATGGCAGAGCTTATATTGAAATTATCGATAAACGGAAGAATGTCGTTTGAATAAAATCAAGCTATTACGAGTTAGGAAAAAGCCACAAAAAAGCAAGAAAGAAGTTTAAATTCTTTCTTGCTTTTACTAAGGAGATTTTACTGCTTTTGAAAGCAAAATCCCAATTTGAAATTTTTTCATGGTACAATCAAAACAAGCATGGTTTTTATACTGGGTATTGAGCATCAATCTTTTTTACGGATTTTTTATAAATCAGGATAGCAGTAAGTGCGAGTGTCACAGCGAGTGCAATACCATAGATCGACCATTTCACCGAGGTAAATATTGTTGAAATAATCGAAATTGCCGTCAACTTTCTGGGGTATAGAAAAATCATTATAAATAGAAAACAGTTTTCGAAAATATCAAATATACTTCTAAGCACAGGCAATATATTAAGTAAAAGAAATCGGCTGTCTGCTTTGATGTGTCTTAAAAGCAAAGTGATAAGTGTAGAGTTTGCAAACATGAAGAACACTGAAAAGACAAAATCTAGGCATAAAAGTTTAGCATAAAAAGCCCTTCCCGGAGCCCCCATGTTGGTTAACATTGTATATGCCGTTTTCGGACTATAACAAAACCGCATATCTATCATGCCTGTTCCGCCGCTGAGTTCTCTTAATTTCGCCGAACCCATAAAACTGCTTTCCATTAAACTGCCGACAGCAAAAAACAGCAGTACAAAAACTATAACATATTTTCCCGAAGAGATTTTTTTAAAACAGTTTGATATTTTTTTCAGAACACGCATTATGCCAGTCCTCTATCGCAAAGGTTCTCATAAACCGCCTTCGTGGTATTTTCTCTGTTGTCAACAATATAGGAATACATAATAGGCCGCACTATTTTATGCATGATCACCCTGCCCGCTATATTTTGAGTGTGATATTTTTTACCCGTAATGATGTCATCAACAAGTTTTTCACCCATTTTAAATGCATCCGCCAGACAAACGCTGTTTTTTGCAATTCCGTCAGGCAGAATGCTTGCTCCGATTATTCCTGATGTCATGCTTCGCTTAAATGTGCCGAGGCTGATGCCTTTTGCTAATTCTTTTGCGGTTTTCTTTGCTGCGCTTTCATTACTTGCAGTGGAAAGACCAATCACATACTTGCCTCCGAGCATCGATGTGCACCGTTCAAACATTCCAAGTCGGTCAAACAGGTTTTTCATGGCGGCATTGATCGTGCCCCCGAACGTGGGCGAGCATAAAACAATGCCGTCTGCGGCATAAAGCAATTTTCTGATTTCCTCAAAATCGTCCTGTATTGGACAATGTCCGCCTGAAATACACTTAAGGCATCCTGTACAATATTTTAGTTCTCTCCTCTGAAGAAATATTTCTTCCGTATCCGCTCCCCTCGACTTAGCCCCTTTAAGAACCTCTCTCGCAAGTTCTGCTCCGTTTCCACTAAAATGCGCACTGCTTATAACCGCAGCGACCTTGATTTCTTTCATAGCTGTGCCTCCCGCTCGTTTCTTATTGAGTTGAGTAATAAATTTAAGGAATAAGGGACAAATTTATCAAATTCGATATTAAAATGACCTGTAAAAGTTTTTCCTGAAATCGAGAGCTGGTTAAAAAAGCCTGTAACCGTGTAAACAAGACTGTATGCTGCCATATTTGCGTCCAGATCAGGCTTAATACTGCCGTCGCCCTTGCCTTCTTCGATAACTTTGGCGATCGCCTTAAATACTTCATTGTCGAGATTACTTAGCTTCTCGCGTCTCGGACTGTCGCCGCTGGCATCCTTTTTGGCATAGCCCGCATAATTCATCAACCGGATTACTTCCGGATGAGAAGTATAAAAATCGTAATAAGCTATGCATGAGTGATATATTTTCATAAAACCGTTATCGTCTTTTTTCAACGCTTCACTAATTTTTGTGTAGAGCTGTTCATATCCTTTAATAACAACGCTGAAATACAATTCTTCCTTATTCGCAAAATATTGATACAGCGTTCGTTTGGTAAACTGAGCGTTTCGGGCTATCTCATCCATAGATGCGTCATTATATCCATGATCGCAAAACACTTTTTGCGCGGCTTTTATTATTTCATTCTCTCTTGTCAGCCTTTCACGTTCTTTTCTTGATAAAGTATCCATATAGCCTCCTGTATATCGATGGTATATCTAATATACTGTCAGTATACCACGTAAACTCAAGATGTCAACAGTTACTGCAAATTTAATCTTGACACCGTAAAGATCGTGTGCGATAATCTTTACAATGTCAAGATCGTTAGTGGAGGTATCTATTTAATGGCAGACAAGCCTTATCATCATGGCAATTTAAGAAACCAACTGATAGAATCCGGTATCGAGCTGATCAACGAGGAAGGTCTGAAAGGCTTTTCACTGCGCAAAGTCGCCGCCAAATGCGGCGTCAGCAACGCTGCCCCTTACAGCCATTTTACTAGCATAGATGACTTGATCGGCGCAATGGGCGAACATGTGACAGAGCATTTTATGGAAAAATTGCATACGGCTATTGACGGCTGTGAAAACAACCCTGCCGCAATCGTGCTTCTTGGCAACGCTTATATCGACTTTTTCATCGAAAATCCGCAATATTTTCAGTTTCTCTTTCACCATTCCGGTTTGACTATCGATTTAGATCGTGAAAGCCCAAATGACTACCCGCCCTTTTCCCTGTTCCGCACTACTGCCTATAGGCTTTTCAGCAGTAAAAAACTGCCGGAAAAGGAATATCCGGAAAGGCTTGCGGCACTTTGGTCTATAGTTCACGGAATCGCCTCGCTGCTTTCCGTCCCCGGAATCAAATATTCCGGCGACTGGCATGAAGTATTTACACGAATCGCCTTTAAGGAGGAAAACCAATGAAAATGATAGTGCATGACTTAAGTGAAGAAGAATTCCTGTCTCTCGGACACAATCCGAGTAAAGAGATTATGATTATTTCCGACAACGGTAAAATACACAATTGCATCGGATGCTACGGATGCTGGATAAAGACGCCTGGAATATGCGTTATGAAGGACGGCTATCAGAACATGGGAGCACTGCTGTCAAAATGCGACGAGCTTACCATCATAAGCAAGTGCATTTACGGCAGTTATAGCCCTTTTATCCGAAACATTTGGGACAGAAGCATGTCATACCTGCTTCCCTATTTTGTCACCAAAAAAGGAGAAACACATCATCGCAACCGTTATGCGCATCAGTTTTCACTATCGGTGCACTTCTACGGCGACGATATAACAGAAGCGGAAATGGCAACCGCAAGAAAACTTGTGGTGGCAAACAGTAAAAATTTCTATTCTATTGGAAACATGGTATATTTTCATAAAGATCTGCAAGCAGTCGGGGAGGCATTAAATTGAAAATTGCATTGATTAACGGAAGCCCTAAGCCCAGCAAAAGCAATTCGGAGTTTATGCTTCAAAAACTTGAGCCGCTTATCCTAACCGGAAACGAGATATTCCACTATCAATTAAACAGAAAACCGCTTTCCGAAGTGCAATACTGCGAGCTTTGCCGTATGGATGCGCTCGTTTTCGCCTTTCCGTTATATATTGACGCTATCCCCTCTCATTTGTTCAGGATGCTCGTTGAGCTGGAGAAACGCATGAAAGCTGAACGGAAGAAGGACATTTTTGTCTATGCGTTGATAAATAACGGCTTTTTTGAAGGAAAGCAGAACTGCGTCGCCCTTGAAATACTTCAAAACTGGTGTCTGCGTTCTGATCTTCGTTTCGGGCAGGGGGTTTGCCACGGTGCCGGCGAAATGATAGGCTCTTTACAGCAGGTTCCCCTCGGTCACGGCCCGCTCAAAAATCTTGGCGCCGCAATGAACAGTCTGGCTGATAATATTCAGTCTAGAAGCTGTGGCGAATCGTTGTTTATAAGTCCGAATTTTCCGCGTTTTGTGTGGAGGTTTACAGCCACTCACACATTTTGGAATGCAACAGCTAAAAAGAACGGACTTAAAACATATGAAATTTTAAGACGACTTTAGATCAAATGAGGTGCTTTAATGCTTATTCGAGAACTCAGCGGCAATGAAATAGAAAATGCGGCAGAACTCGCATGGACAGTATTTAAAACATTTGAAGCCCCCGATTACGGCGAGCAGGGCATAACGGAATTCTTCAAATGCATTCACGACTCACAATTCTTGAGCCAATTAAAATTTTATGGAGCTTTCGATGGGGATGATATTGTCGGAACTATTGCAACTCGCAGCAGTGGAAATCATATCTCCTTATTTTTTGTAAATGAGCAATATCAGCGGCAGGGCATTGGAAAAGCTCTTTTTTCACGCATATGTAAAGATAATTTCAGCGGGAAAATAACGGTTCACTCGTCACCGTTTGCCATACCTGTCTACCATCAGCTTGGATTCACAGATATTGATACTGAGCAAGTCACAAATGGCCTTCGTTATACACCTATGGAGTGTGTTATCCATAATGGGAAGGGGTAGCTTTACCGCACCCTTTTTTTCATTTATTTTTTATGATATACTTGACTTTAGTAATTTATAATATCTGAAAGTTGAGAAGACGTAAATGTGGAAAGATAATGAAAAGGCTCCCGTGTGGGAATATCTCGGCTGGGTACTTCTAATCTCGGCGGTCAGTGAGATAATAATCCTTCTCCTTGAGCCTTATTCCATAGCATTTGCTAAAAACGGCACGCTAACGGCAGGCTACGTGTTTTACGCGATAACAGGCATATTATTCACCACACCCAATCCTATGATCGCAATTTATATAGTCTTGAAGCGGCACAAAAAAATCAGGTCTGTGAAAGACTTTTTCAAGTTGATTTTACATACTGCTGATATAATAAAAACGTTTCTTATAACTGCGGCTTTTTGCGCCGCGGTTTTATGCGCCGCAATCATTTACGGCACAAGAACTAGTTCTCCCTGGTATGTTATGATTATTGCCTTTCCTGTGATGATAATCGGCGGAGGCGTTGAAGAAATCGGTTGGCGTGGTTTTCTTCAGCCTGCGCTTGAAAAAAAGTTTCCTTTTCCAATAGCGACATTTATGGTCAGCGCAATTTGGTTTTCATGGCATCTTCCGCTATGGATAGAGCCCTCTTCAAATCACTACGGTGACAGTCTTGCTGGATTTGCAATAACTATAACCGTTTGGGCTTTTGTAGGGGCGTCGATCTACAAGGCAACAAAAAGCGTGATCGCTTGCGTGACGTATCACACTTTTATGAATTCAATAGGCGCCATTTATAACTGGAACGCTTTATTTGACACGTTTCCAAACAAAAGTGGAATGATCGTATACTATTGCATCGCGCTCATTGCCGCAGTAATTATATGGCTGCTCGCCGACAGAAAAGAAAAGCGAGCTCTAAGAAAAGAATATATAAATGAAGAAATCCATGTGTCAGAGGTCTAATCTGCCATGGATTTTCTTTTTTATTTAATGAATGAATAATATTCATTGACTTTGATTCATTACCACCCATGGCGCTGAATATGGCGCCGTTCGTATGCCGCTTGCGAAACTGCTCTCTCTGACGTCGCTTGGACTAAACGGCATTTGGACGGCTGTTTTGATCAGCCATGTCTTAGCCGCCGCCGCTTCCCTGCTGTATTACGAGCTCATTTTAAAGCGAAAGCCTGTAAAGGCTGCGCGTGAGCTGAATTTCGAATAAAAATAAATGTTTATAAGTTGAACTTGCTCATCGTTTTTTGTATGGTATAATGATAGCAAAATTAATATTGTGGGTGATTATTATGGATTTGTATGAAGCGATCCTAAAAAGAAAATCCGTGCGAAAATATGAGGATAAAGAGATTGATTCAAATATATTGGATGAAATTAATGGATTCATTAGTTCTCTACAGCCAATATACAGCGATATAAATGTAAAATTCACTCTAGTAGAGAGTAAAAATATGCCGAAATATTTTGAAAACTCTCCTGCAATCCTATCTCCTTACTATGTAGTTATCACTTCTCAGAGTAAGCCATGGTTTGGGGAAAACGCAGGATATATGGGCGAAAAACTGATTGCCTTTTTAACTGCCAAAGAAATCGGAACGTGCTGGATAGGCACTCTTAAACCGAAAAAGTCAGCGTTTGAACTGCCATATGTAATTTCTATTGCTTTCGGCTATGCGAAAGATCAGTTATTTCGTGAAAACTTAGAAGAAATAAATCGAAAGCCGATTAATGAGATATGCCTGAAAAACCCTGAGAGTGATTTTTTAAAACAAGCAGTACAGGCGATAAGAATCGCTCCTTCCGGCATCAACAGACAACCTTGGCGTATTGAGCCAGATACCGGCGCTATACACTTTTACTGTGAACAGCCATCCTTTCTCACCCCTGTAAATAGTGACAATTTAAAAGGTTTGATGCCAGGCGCTATTTTGAAAAGGATGCAGGGAGTTTCTTGCGGTATTGCAATATCTCATGCCGAAATCTGCGCTTCTCATTACGGAAATAAAGTGATTTTATCCAGGTTGTCAAACCATAATAACACATATAAAAAATTGACATATTTAATTTCTGCGGTTATTAAATGATTTGCAAGATGAAAATATTTTTCCGCCAGATATTATGATATAATTATAGTTCAAATAAATTTTTGAGGAGAAAATGATGAGTATCAGAAGCACTGCAAAAGCGATCATCGTTAATGACGGAAAAGTTCTTATAAACAAATGCTTTGATAAATATAACGGCGAATATTTTTCGCTGCCCGGCGGTGGTCAAAATACATATGAAACGCTTTATGACGCTGTCATCAGGGAATGTCTTGAGGAAACCGGATACACCGTCTCGCCTGCCAGATTTGCCGCTTTATGCGAAGAAATTTGTGATTCTGAAGAATTTCGGGAAAAACGTCCTGATTATGCGCACAAGATGTATCATATTTTTGTATGCAGTCTAACTGATGAAGAAAGAACAGAACCCACGGAAAAGGATGAACTGCAGATAGGAAGCGAGTGGGTCGACATAGACCGACTAAATGGAATCCGGCTGCTGCCGAAAGCCGTCGGGGATAATATTCTCAAAATAATTAACAGTGACAGTCCGCTGTTTTTGGACTCGACGCATATCCCGTATAATCACGGTTAATGGATTTTTGACCTTATGGAGGAAACATGGTTTTAGAAAAAATGAGTGATTTTTTCGCAGATCGTGCCGATACATATGATGAACACATGCTTAAAAATGTGGAAGGCTGTAAAAACGGATATTTGGAAATGGCTAAGCTTCTCCCAAGTGCTACTTCAAAACTTTTAGATCTTGGCTGTGGAACAGGGCTTGAACTTGGCAAGATATTTGAGCTGTACCCTTCGATTTCCGTAACAGGTATCGATCTGTCCGAGACGATGACTCGAAAATTGAAAGAAAAATATTCCGGAAGAGATATAACTATCATCAACGGCAGTTATCTCGGCTATGATTTTGGTTTTGATCTATATGATGCGGCAATCTCGTTTCAGACGATGCACCATCTTTCGCATTCTGAAAAAATTTCTGTTTACTCTGAGGTCTGCAAGTCACTTAAAAGCGGCGGAACATACATAGAATGCGATTATATGGTTACAGATAAGGCGGAAGAGGATTTCTTATATGCCGAAAACAGCAGGGTACGCAAAGAGCAAAACATTCCTGACGGTGAGTTCTATCATTTTGATACGCCCTGTACTATAGAAAATCAGGTGAGTATGCTTTTGCAGGCTGGGTTTGCATCAGCAGAGTTTGTCTGGCGTGAGGGAAACACGACTATCATCATTTCAAAAAAATAAGTTTTATATAAAAAAAGATTGACTGCAAACGTCAATCTTTTTTTAACAGTTCAAGCATTGAATCCACCCCATCCCTGTTATACCCGTGCCATGCGACCGCTGTTTTTGAATCGAATGAAATATACAGCATCTGCCCGTTCATTCCCCGTTTGCCATACGAGTTGCCGTTTCCGAAATGTCTTAATTCATACCCGCATCTGAGCACCTGATCGACCCACGCTTCAGATACGATCCGTTTCCCGCGGTACATCCCGCCGCTGAGATATACAAAGCCCAGTTTTACCATATCCTCTGTCCGTATATATAATCCGGTCGCACCCATCGGATAACCTTTTGGGCATTTGCTCCAGGCTATTTCCTGAAATTCAAGCGGGTTAAATAGTCTCTCCAGCAAAAAGTCGTCAAGCTTTCTTCCGGTTTTTGCGGTTACTATGCGGGAAAGCAGATAATATGCCGCATCGCTGTATACCCGTTGGGTTCCCGGCTCAAAACTGAGGCTGTGCGAAAGGACAATTTGCAAAAAATCATCGGCGCCGTATTCATAAATATTTTCTGCATCAATATCAAGAAACCCTTTATCAAAACCCACCCGATGCTTTATCGCATCTTCAATTGTTACCTTTTCCCATTTTTTATCGTAAACGGGCGGAAATGCATCTTTGAATATAGGGAACAAATGGTCTTTAACGTTTAAAATGCCGTCATCCTGAAGCATTCCTATTGCGGTCACTGTAAACACCTTAGCCACGGAATAGCTGTTGTTGCAGGAGTTGGCAGGCTGTAAATGTATAGCCCTTGTCACCTCTTTAGTCATTTCCGCAATATTATATATATTAAGTTTGTCCTTCTTTGCCTGCTCAGTAAGCCTTTCAAGCAACATTAACATCCCCTTTCGAAAAAACACTCTACCATAACAGTCACAGTCTGTCAACAAAGTTGACTTTTTATGTGGTGTTAATATATGATAGTATAGCGTGTAAAAAGCTGCAGTGAAGGGATCTTAGTTATGAAATTAAAAGGTATGGTCTATACGATAGTTTCCGCGGTGCTGTTTGGCATAACCCCTGTGTTTGCCTCATTCACCTACAATATGGGCAGCACGCCCGAAACAGTAACGTTTTATCGTAATCTGCTTGCCATTCCGATTTTACTTATTGTGATTCTGATGAAAAGAATGACTCTTAAAATACCGCTTAAAGCAGTCGGAAATATCGCTGTTATCGGGATCATCGGCTGTGGCTTAACAACTCTTTTGCTTTATAAATCCTATCAATATGTCGGCATCGGCACAGCGACGACACTGCACTTTCTATATCCGGTATTTGTTGCGCTTATCTGCCGCTTTTTTTATAAAGACCGCTTAAGTCTGCGCAAGATCATTGCTTTAGTGATAGCTGGCGCCGGCATTATATGTTTTATCGATCCAAGTCAGATTTCTGGTTTTTCGGGCATTTTGCTGGCGGTATCGTCCGGACTTACATATTCTTTTTACATGGTCGGGTCAGAAAAGCGCGGACTTAACGATATTGACCCCTATAAAGTTTCATTTTACATAGCGGTCTTCGTTATGATTGCAATGATAATTTACAACGTCCCAACGCGGAAAATTGTATTCATACTGCCTCCTAAAGCATTCTTATATTTATTTGTGATTTCCATCTGCACCTCATTTTTGGCGGTTGCCCTGCTTCAATCAGGGATAAAACATCTCGGCGCCTCAACTGCCGCAATTTTTTGCCTGTTCGAGCCGGTGACAAGCCTTATTTCAGGGCGATTGTTCCTAGGCGAACACATCTCGGTTCAAAAAGCGGCAGGCTGTATACTTATTATCGCCGCAGTCTCCATTTTAGTAATCAAAAAATCAAATAGCGAAATATCTGAGGCAAAATCATAGTTTTTTTATACTTTGTTCCTTGTGTGTGAAGCTTACTTTTGGTAAAATATATATTTATAAAGAACTTTTTCTGTTTTTTTACGTCAAAACAATGTGGACTGGCAATAATGCTCTGAGCTCTGAGCGGCATTATATCATAGACAATAAAAAAAAGGCAGTTTTAATAATCAGGAGGTTTGAAACCAGTTGAAAAAAAGGATTCTCAGCATGTTTTTCGCATTTTGTTTCGTGATTTCGGCGGTCATCCCCGCAGGCGCAGCCGAAACGGGAAGCAGCATGACCGTCAGCGACGCAGGTATCAATCTTATCGAAGGGTTCGAGGGATATTCACAGTACGCACAGTCCGGCGGATCGAAATGGTATATAGGCTATGGCACGGCCTGCGGCGAAAATGATTACCCAAACGGCATTTCAAAAGAGGACGCCGAAAAGCTGCTTAAAGATGCGCTTTCCGCAAATGAAACTTCTATAAACAGCTTTCTGACAAAATATAATATCGAGCTTACGCAGAATCAATATGATGCATTAGTCAGTTTTACATATAATCTCGGCAGCAGCTGGATGGACCCTTCCAACCGTATCAGCGGCTATCTGATTGGCGGCATCAAGAATTATAAGGACATCGAAGTCGTTAATGCGATCGGTGCATGGTGTCACACTGGGACTACCGTGAACGATAATTTGGTCGTGCGTCGTTTGGCTGAGGCAAAGCTCTATCTCTACGGCGACTATGGAAACAGCGACTCTCATGACTTCACCTACATAATTTATGATGCCGGCGGCGGCAATGTCGACCATGACATCGTCTTTTATGAAAAAGGAAAGCCTTACGGAACGCTTCAAGCGCCACAGCGTTCAGGATACATATTCAAGGGATGGCGCACAGACACCGGAAAGCAGATAAGCGCCGATGATATAGCCTCGGATAACCTGAAGGTGTCTGCAAACTGGGCGGCTGAAACAGCGGTGAGCAATCCTTATTCCGACGTTTCAAGTGGCGACTGGTTTTACAGCTATGTAAGCGACTTAAGCTGCAGCGGGGTAATCGGCGGTTATCCTGACGGCACCTTTAAGGCAAATAATACGGTGACCTGCGGAGAAGCCCTGAAGCTC
Coding sequences within:
- a CDS encoding DMT family transporter, encoding MKLKGMVYTIVSAVLFGITPVFASFTYNMGSTPETVTFYRNLLAIPILLIVILMKRMTLKIPLKAVGNIAVIGIIGCGLTTLLLYKSYQYVGIGTATTLHFLYPVFVALICRFFYKDRLSLRKIIALVIAGAGIICFIDPSQISGFSGILLAVSSGLTYSFYMVGSEKRGLNDIDPYKVSFYIAVFVMIAMIIYNVPTRKIVFILPPKAFLYLFVISICTSFLAVALLQSGIKHLGASTAAIFCLFEPVTSLISGRLFLGEHISVQKAAGCILIIAAVSILVIKKSNSEISEAKS
- a CDS encoding TetR/AcrR family transcriptional regulator, with the translated sequence MADKPYHHGNLRNQLIESGIELINEEGLKGFSLRKVAAKCGVSNAAPYSHFTSIDDLIGAMGEHVTEHFMEKLHTAIDGCENNPAAIVLLGNAYIDFFIENPQYFQFLFHHSGLTIDLDRESPNDYPPFSLFRTTAYRLFSSKKLPEKEYPERLAALWSIVHGIASLLSVPGIKYSGDWHEVFTRIAFKEENQ
- a CDS encoding class I SAM-dependent methyltransferase, with the protein product MVLEKMSDFFADRADTYDEHMLKNVEGCKNGYLEMAKLLPSATSKLLDLGCGTGLELGKIFELYPSISVTGIDLSETMTRKLKEKYSGRDITIINGSYLGYDFGFDLYDAAISFQTMHHLSHSEKISVYSEVCKSLKSGGTYIECDYMVTDKAEEDFLYAENSRVRKEQNIPDGEFYHFDTPCTIENQVSMLLQAGFASAEFVWREGNTTIIISKK
- a CDS encoding NUDIX domain-containing protein is translated as MSIRSTAKAIIVNDGKVLINKCFDKYNGEYFSLPGGGQNTYETLYDAVIRECLEETGYTVSPARFAALCEEICDSEEFREKRPDYAHKMYHIFVCSLTDEERTEPTEKDELQIGSEWVDIDRLNGIRLLPKAVGDNILKIINSDSPLFLDSTHIPYNHG
- a CDS encoding TetR-like C-terminal domain-containing protein, with the translated sequence MKDQKIDRRVKYSLMVIKESFIKLLKQRPIAKITIKEICDDADVNRATFYAHYSDQYDLLHRIEQELIDGINQYLTGHDFNVISEEPVEMLKKIMEYVKENSELFGLLLNSNGDIQFQQEVIKIIGKQHFSSMTADQEVSEYMFLFFASGTIGIIQKWLKDGMKKPEREMAELILKLSINGRMSFE
- a CDS encoding flavodoxin family protein; translated protein: MKEIKVAAVISSAHFSGNGAELAREVLKGAKSRGADTEEIFLQRRELKYCTGCLKCISGGHCPIQDDFEEIRKLLYAADGIVLCSPTFGGTINAAMKNLFDRLGMFERCTSMLGGKYVIGLSTASNESAAKKTAKELAKGISLGTFKRSMTSGIIGASILPDGIAKNSVCLADAFKMGEKLVDDIITGKKYHTQNIAGRVIMHKIVRPIMYSYIVDNRENTTKAVYENLCDRGLA
- a CDS encoding nitroreductase family protein, whose amino-acid sequence is MDLYEAILKRKSVRKYEDKEIDSNILDEINGFISSLQPIYSDINVKFTLVESKNMPKYFENSPAILSPYYVVITSQSKPWFGENAGYMGEKLIAFLTAKEIGTCWIGTLKPKKSAFELPYVISIAFGYAKDQLFRENLEEINRKPINEICLKNPESDFLKQAVQAIRIAPSGINRQPWRIEPDTGAIHFYCEQPSFLTPVNSDNLKGLMPGAILKRMQGVSCGIAISHAEICASHYGNKVILSRLSNHNNTYKKLTYLISAVIK
- a CDS encoding TetR/AcrR family transcriptional regulator, whose translation is MDTLSRKERERLTRENEIIKAAQKVFCDHGYNDASMDEIARNAQFTKRTLYQYFANKEELYFSVVIKGYEQLYTKISEALKKDDNGFMKIYHSCIAYYDFYTSHPEVIRLMNYAGYAKKDASGDSPRREKLSNLDNEVFKAIAKVIEEGKGDGSIKPDLDANMAAYSLVYTVTGFFNQLSISGKTFTGHFNIEFDKFVPYSLNLLLNSIRNEREAQL
- a CDS encoding flavodoxin family protein is translated as MKMIVHDLSEEEFLSLGHNPSKEIMIISDNGKIHNCIGCYGCWIKTPGICVMKDGYQNMGALLSKCDELTIISKCIYGSYSPFIRNIWDRSMSYLLPYFVTKKGETHHRNRYAHQFSLSVHFYGDDITEAEMATARKLVVANSKNFYSIGNMVYFHKDLQAVGEALN
- a CDS encoding type II CAAX endopeptidase family protein; the protein is MWKDNEKAPVWEYLGWVLLISAVSEIIILLLEPYSIAFAKNGTLTAGYVFYAITGILFTTPNPMIAIYIVLKRHKKIRSVKDFFKLILHTADIIKTFLITAAFCAAVLCAAIIYGTRTSSPWYVMIIAFPVMIIGGGVEEIGWRGFLQPALEKKFPFPIATFMVSAIWFSWHLPLWIEPSSNHYGDSLAGFAITITVWAFVGASIYKATKSVIACVTYHTFMNSIGAIYNWNALFDTFPNKSGMIVYYCIALIAAVIIWLLADRKEKRALRKEYINEEIHVSEV
- a CDS encoding GNAT family N-acetyltransferase, which gives rise to MLIRELSGNEIENAAELAWTVFKTFEAPDYGEQGITEFFKCIHDSQFLSQLKFYGAFDGDDIVGTIATRSSGNHISLFFVNEQYQRQGIGKALFSRICKDNFSGKITVHSSPFAIPVYHQLGFTDIDTEQVTNGLRYTPMECVIHNGKG
- a CDS encoding serine hydrolase; amino-acid sequence: MLLERLTEQAKKDKLNIYNIAEMTKEVTRAIHLQPANSCNNSYSVAKVFTVTAIGMLQDDGILNVKDHLFPIFKDAFPPVYDKKWEKVTIEDAIKHRVGFDKGFLDIDAENIYEYGADDFLQIVLSHSLSFEPGTQRVYSDAAYYLLSRIVTAKTGRKLDDFLLERLFNPLEFQEIAWSKCPKGYPMGATGLYIRTEDMVKLGFVYLSGGMYRGKRIVSEAWVDQVLRCGYELRHFGNGNSYGKRGMNGQMLYISFDSKTAVAWHGYNRDGVDSMLELLKKD